In Triticum aestivum cultivar Chinese Spring chromosome 5B, IWGSC CS RefSeq v2.1, whole genome shotgun sequence, the following proteins share a genomic window:
- the LOC123113043 gene encoding uncharacterized protein produces the protein MNGEMMMRPPMPAPYQVWAAALAQQQQQQQLPPVAVAEAPPAGFKPARPAWKRAARQQPGWKQRKAAAQAQGRWGGSAAPRNTTSYLIRAKRAGGVASLVSPCPVTPAVLPTPRLSPAREVLVEMAKEAWGVDGYGSMKGLIRLRPQAAGPDAGDGDGADSGSGESDVEEHVEVERRLDHDLSRFEMVQLPAAPAGEDDEDEDARAARLEEENLTLRARLFLVERDMADLRRRLVAVESLCRDRHRDGCVVDAALPPPSNSDEADATEDAMVL, from the coding sequence ATGAACGGCGAGATGATGATGCGGCCTCCCATGCCTGCGCCGTACCAGGtgtgggcggcggcgctggcgcagcagcagcagcagcagcagctcccgcCGGTGGCCGTGGCGGAGGCGCCGCCGGCGGGGTTCAAGCCGGCGAGGCCCGCGTGGAAGCGGGCGGCGCGGCAGCAGCCCGGGTGGAAGCAGCGCAAGGCCGCGGCCCAGGCGCAGGGGAGGTGGGGCGGGTCGGCGGCGCCGCGCAACACGACGTCGTACCTGATCCGGGCCAAGCGGGCCGGGGGCGTGGCGTCGCTGGTGTCGCCGTGCCCCGTGACGCCCGCCGTGCTGCCGACGCCGCGGCTGTCGCCGGCGCGGGAGGTGCTGGTGGAGATGGCCAAGGAGGCGTGGGGCGTCGACGGGTACGGCTCTATGAAGGGCCTCATCCGCCTCCGCCCCCAGGCCGCCGGCCCcgacgccggcgacggcgacggcgctgACTCGGGCTCCGGCGAGAGCGACGTGGAGGAGCACGTGGAGGTGGAGCGCCGCCTCGACCACGACCTCAGCCGCTTCGAGATGGTGCAGCTCCCCGCCGCGCCCGCCGGcgaggacgacgaggacgaggacgcccgCGCGGCCCGGCTGGAGGAGGAGAACCTGACCCTCCGCGCGCGGCTCTTCCTGGTGGAGCGCGACATGGCcgacctccgccgccgcctcgtcgccgtcgAGTCCCTCTGCCGCGACCGCCACCGCGACGGCTGCGTCGTCGACGCCGCCCTGCCGCCCCCCTCCAACAGCGACGAGGCGGACGCCACCGAGGACGCCATGGTACTCTGa